TAAATCCGTAATCCCATAGTTTAATAATGCGGTTTTTACTTGCCAGTTGTCACgataaatataagtaggtatgtaatatgaGCTGACTTTTAAAGGCTTTTTGGAGCTAGGTAGTTGTTGTTATTAGCCAGGTCCACACAGAGCGAGCATACTACGTCTACACTGGCCGTGGACGTCTAAAATGCCTCGCGCGTATGCTCGCTCGGTGTGGACCGGGCTATTCGACTTGTTAGTGAATAAACTAGTTTTTTTATTGTTCTTTTAGATTCTCCTTCAAGGCCACTCAGGCATCAACAGGGCTGTCGACGGCGACCTGGTGGCCATAGAAGTGTTTCCCAAAGAGGAATGGCGTAAACCTAGTGATATCGTGCTTGAAGACAAGGTAACTCAACTTTTATAGTGAATTTGACTTTATTTTTGTGATTATATTTAGTTCTACTTTaataacggcgttattcataaacgcgttacTAGTCTGAATTaactatgaatcgtttgtcttgtCATTTTGActcatgtatttgtaagaaagggataggcccgtaaagttttatgaataagggggctAGTTATTTAGACATGCTTGTATTGTAGACACGTGCGCTTTCTGCGAGTGCGTCAAAACTCACCATAGCTAATTTTACTCAGAATGTagaatatagaataaagaaactTGGAGGTTATATACATTATCTTTGATTACATTATGTATCGGCCTTTTTTATCACTTCTCAACGCTTAaagaaattatttatatatataaaacaaattttgattgatatATCTTGATTTAATAGGCAGATGACCCCGGAGACCTATTAGAAGAGGAAGCAGTGCTACTGAAGAACGCACAACCGGCGGGTGACGATGAAATAACGCCAACCGGGAAGGTTGTAGGCATAATCAGGAGGAAGTGGAGACAGTACTGTGGAATACTGATGCCTAGCAAATTCCCAGGTTTGTACTTTGTAATAGACAAACAAATAAGTTGTTTATGTGTACCCTccctacttaatattatatgtatttgtcttcacacttaaacctctgaaccaatttagatgaaatttggcatggatatagTTTAAGATCCAGTTTTGATCACGGAAATCATCATTCTccctgtcctgcagtttggcagaagaaaagaATATGTtaatatacattaaaaataGGTTTATTTCGTctgaataaatttttttttctacgcagacaaagtcgcacACAGTTGACACAACAGCTAGTTTAATAACAAATCGTGGTCGAGATTCAATAATGTAAAGTAAAATCAtctgttataaattataacgttTTGCTGTCACTTGCGCTACTTGCGCCTCAACAACGATTGCTTGATATTTTTCAGTGAACTGTATTGCCCATGTAATAAGGGTGACACTTGATACTACTAAAACCAAAAGCGATAATGACTTGTTCCCAGGTGCGACGCGTCATCTATTCACGCCGGCGGAGCGTCGCATCCCACGCGTGCGAATCGAGACGCGACAGAGCGACGTACTAGCGTCGCAACGGATCCTAGTCGCACTTGACTCTTGGCCGAGAAATAGCCGGTACCCGCTCGGACACTTCGTGCGAGCCCTCGGGCCTATCGGTGAGTCTAGATCTTCCTAGGAAGTCTAGGTAAACAACGTGCGACCGACCGACGTACTGGCGTCGCAACGGATACCAGTCGCGCTCTTCTGGCCTAAGAACAGCCGCTACCCGCTTGGACACTTAATGATAACTCTTGTTACATGTGTGATAAGTAATGGGCGGACGACGGATGCAATATTACGTCAAAATCGTGTCAAAcgatatacttaattaaaattggtTTAAATAAGACAACATGATTTTGACGTATATTGCATCCGTCGTCCGCCCATTAGTGATAAGGTTCGCATTCGTTTACAATCCTCGTGGATTTTTCTGAGTCATTTTAAATCCTATTTCAAGAATAATAAGGCCGATAAGGGTATTAATGGACCAGCCGCTCGTAACGGATCACACTGGACTCGTAATTGAGTTAGAGCGTTTACAAGTGAACTCTACAAAGAAAAATTCATGTTTATGAAAAGAGTCAAACTAATGAACTGAAATATCAGGAGTAGCATCATCCGAAAGAGTGTTGTTTGTAGTGTAACggagttattcataaacgtcagctaagttaatcagctgatgatcgtcgtttgtccctctctatggcataacgacagataatgacaaacgacgatcatcaactgattaagtcagcagccgtttatgaataacgccataacagtttcatcattatcatcttcctcgcgttgtcccggcattttgccacggctcatgggagcctggggtccgcttggcaactaatcccagtttaCGGCATAACAGTTTATTGTTGATTTTACCAGGGGATAAGGACGCAGAGAACGAGGTGCTTCTGTTGGAACACGATGTACCGCACGCGCGCTTCAGTGAAGCGGTTCTCGCCTGTCTACCGCCCACTGACTGGACCATCACGGACGAGGTACGACCATTACAACCACAACCAACGACTAatagccattctcaaagtgtgttccgcgtagggttgccaaccgtactatattatatagtattgtactatattttggctttctgtactatatacttttggaaaaatatatagtacgctataatactatatttccgattaaacgtatgttacacttatgtttagtattttatctaaaagtaccatatttttttgaaatgtactatatttttgatgacttattctggaaaatactatattctaccaaaaaatagttggcaaccctagttccgcggaaccctagggttccgcgacacccctgtaGGGGTTCCGCAAAAATTTAGAATAAGGTgcattcgggtatttccgaatgaacgaatagtggcggataattccgaaagctgactcttactacaacggaatatgagtgattttacaatgattttcggaattacccgaataaaccttagaataataaaataagcataattattatgcttattaataaaaaaatacacttctaaaaactattgttttattgtagggttccatcaagtatttcgctttccaaacgggttccgtcaaaaaaaaaaagattgagaaccgctggactAATAGACTTCGACCACTCAACAACTAAGTTTGCACCGACTTGACGGTGACAAATGGATATGTAGgtatgcatttgtatttgtcacCGTTAGGTATTAGCGGTTTACTTTACGGCATAAAAACTTGGCGTGGTCCGAGTCTACTGTCGTTTGTTGTGGTCGTAGTGGTGTGGCTAAAGAATACAACAGAATTTATATATTGTAATGCtgctttttaaagatttttaggAATAGGGAATCTGCCTTGCAGGTCCAATTAGTTTTAACGGAATGTTAAAACAATTCGTCGGCCAATATGCCTCCTCTAATTAGATTCTGttacgattttttttgtatgcttgttaatagtatttttcaaacaacatgggtacggtgacagatgtcatctccatacaatgTATAACCTTAAAACGCAAAATCGTACtgttgaaaaatactatatatttttttatttatgctaTATTTAAATCTTACATTTATCCGTACAAACAGAAAAGTGTCATGAAACCCTGTCGGGTTTGTATCGACACTACAATAATGATGGTTTATCGACTTCTACACTGACAAAATCGCGGATAAATGCTCGTCATTCATACGTAACTACATTCATTCGTTCACAGGAAGTGAAAAAGCGTGTAGATCTCCGCGGCATCACCATCTGCTCCGTGGACCCGCCCGGCTGCACGGACATCGACGACGCCCTGCACGCGCGGCCCATCCCTGGCCTGACTACCGACGGCCTGCGACGATATGAGGTGAACCTACgagtcttcgatcaacacgggcttccgacacgtcggaagggataggcccaagcgatatcttgacattcaaatcattctgccatttttcgcgggggggaacgtgcacacagtcgcacttatcacatacttacatacataatccaatctgtaatgacgacacaaatacatagaaaatgacacacgtcaaagacaaatcttgcaaacctcgatctctttttgtgtacggacgagtcacacgtgtgacaacacgcacactaacacatttacgtcgaagaattttattgtattctgagagatgagaagtcggatttgtcgctcgaccgatccacAATTTGTACTGgacgagcaaaatcgataaatccagcaattacatgagactaaaatataataattgtgtttaaatgtaattaaacgtatgacatgtaaaaaaaatattacatgtgaaatgtaacaccttctttttgtaaatttgatgtccccgacctctttttacaacataaAACCGAgtaattaggcattttttctgctgctgtgttcactcgcgcgtctggactcggtctagttaaaaatccgagcgcaactagttttattacccgcgctagatcagttgatcttgtacctaggcagaggggtaatagtgcgaatgccgcatcccttccgtgttgatcgaagctacGAGTAGATGCCGTAATTTTGTACTAATTTAGTATGATAGCTATGAAAGCTCAATCCATTTCACTTGTTTTCACGTTATCGACTATTACTTTTTAAAACGAGTACTAGGgttaggcatagagaaaaaaatacatagattgctcactccatacatcagttttggtactaaaaagactattaatttcagtgtctacatctagcatcgggtagcggaactatcagtactgctacatctattgtcaagtagcagtactgatagttccgctacccgatgctagatgtagacactgaaattaatagtcttttagtacgaaaactgatgtatggagtgagcacttttgTCTaggtatatttctctatgggttAGGTAATTAAAGATTAGATTGTTGTAGTATAAAACCGTTTGCAGCGTAATTCACAGTTGGAATAGTATGGTGGTCACGCTAATAAAGAACTAAATCTATGGTTATATTGCAAATTATTCCTGCGtcgtgggtgttttctatgtatataagtatgtgtctacatatatatgtatttatttatctacatatacagtgtggaaagataagtcgggccttggagggaaactaccttaaatctttaagctggctcattttacttaatggagacattcctttatttttaaaaagaaacaaaactgcattcaaagtatttttctttttttcttcaatttggctgtCTAAAAAATCTTAagttgagtactaaatattacattttatggattttttgtacgacagacgagtttaagacctaatgtttctcgGAGAAATTACACACATTAACATTAATTAGcatttattaattaacattagttgattaacattaactgtatcgactagcagaataaaattgcgagtttttatttttttgaatttttagtcggtttgagtcccgggcgaggcaagcgagtttctttttaaaaataaaggaatgtctcctttaagtaaaatgagccagcttaaggatttaaggtagtttccctccagggcccgacttatctttccacactgtatatgtgtAAGTAAATTATATGAATGCCAGGTGGGTGTCCACATTGCTGACGTCACGCACTTCGTGAGGCCGAACACGGCGCTGGATAAGGAGGCCGCCCTCAGGTCCACGACGGTGTATTTGGTCGACAAAAGAATCGACATGGTTCCAGGTTAGTTGGAGTTCAATCACTCATcttaataggctagatgacaaattttcatttatggtatcaatcaatcaggtttgtttttaggaccaAATGTCTATataggacccattgcattaaagaaATACAAAGGTCAGAAATGATAGTTAAAGTCCGACAGTcttacttcactcgcgaaacgcgcCTAACAAATTGATATGttaacgtgacgtcaaggtcactgagagtcCATCTTGACTAGAGAATCCAAAACCACAATAAaaatcagattaaaaaaaaaagatgtctATCCATTCTCGTCCCGATGTTACGTAGCCACGATTTATTATTAcaatcaaaaactttttttcaaGCACTTCGCCCATAATTACCAGTGACTGGAGTATTTTAGAGCCCCTGTAACCTTTTGTTGGATTGCGTGAGTTCGCGATTGGTAAATAAAAGAATATCCTAAATAAAGTTAACGtatacttattgttttaaactaacacgattttcaCTCATACTACACGGGACTTAACGGGACACGGGATtaagtaacaataacaatatttttattgacaataaaagtttaacatCAGGCACGTTACAGTCCCGTGttagcttggaggatacaactaaacggagtagccattaacaggctttcccctgtGTCGAAAACAGGCGGCCAACCGTCATAcataatgtatggactgacgtttatctgacatggcaatttttacgttacgcatacatttgacgttcccctcccccgcaaaaatcggcagactgttttgtacagaaaattacagacatggcgtctccgtttgattatatcctccaagcgtgttagttataaaagttaACGTAACCAAATAAACCAATGAGGTTTTTTTTGCTTTACTTATTTCTATCTATACTATTTTACAGTACTCAACTATCTGTGTTGGTATTACGTTGCAGATCTGCTGAGTTCGAACCTGTGCTCGCTGCGCGGCGGCGAAGAGCGGCTGGCGTTTTCCTGCGTTTGGGAGATCGACGAGAACGCTAACGTCCTCTCCACCAAGTTCCACAAGAGTGTCATCAAGGTGATCACTCATCATTGGTAGACCTTATTTCGTTGCAGTAAGGTTTACGAAAGGCCAGTTCATGCAGAACTTATCATGTCTTCGCCGAAACATTCATAAACATACACAGATAACACGGGACTGTCGTATAGtccttttaattcataattctcGGTCCCTGTAATAGACCCTAAAATAGAAGTCATTAAAATGGATTCACACATTAACATTGCGTTGCGTGTTGCGTTTGACTTGTCCATTTGTCACAATATAGGTAAGGCGCGCCCTCTATACTAgtagatatagttggtcaaaccaatttgtcagtaaataggaacaaaaaaaaactacacacatccttttcttttgggtcccaatactagtgtaagacaaagatagtatgtttctctctgtctatgtttgaaatgagacagtcctttgacaaaccataattattttgtatggtcggTACTAGAATATTTTTCGGAGGTATTTGGTTTCACTCAGATCAACCAAAAAAATagatttccaaaaaaagtgtaaatttagtttgatatttctGTTTAGTATAAGGATTCTCTTGTTTCAGTCGTCAGCCGCGATGACCTACGAGGAAGCGCAGCTGGCGATCGACGACGCGAACCGACACGACGCCGTGGCGACCTCGCTACGGACACTCAACGCGCTCGCTAAAAAGCTCAAGAAGAAACGGATGGACAACGGCGCGCTGCTGCTCGCCTCGCCTGAGATACGCTTCCaggtactgatgtgcctaaggaaactttccaaaattgcgatgtttcaaaaagtacagtcagcgataaaagcttgtaccaaaaatgatttttttgccaaaaacttatttaattgcAGGTGGATTCAGAAACGCACGACCCGATAGAAGTGCAAGCGAAGAAGATAGTCGACACAAACTCCATGGTAGAAGAGTTCATGTTGCTGGCCAACGTGAGCGTCGCAGAGAAGTTGGCCGCTGAGTTCCCACAGTGTGCACTGCTGCGGCGGCATCCCTCGCCGCCACCGGGCAACTTCACATCATTCCTTAAGGCTGCGAGGCAACAGGTTAGTActgttaggcccacttgcaccattccactaacccggggttaagcggttaaacctgaagttaCCAATACAATtggacacttggttaacggtttaactgcttaaccTTTTCGCCGCCACGTCAATGAAGTAATAAAATGTCATCAGCGCCATGTCAAAAATTGCTCGTATATAAACCTGACCAAAACTACGACTTGATATCAAGTCGTGGCGTGTGGCACGAAATGTTCGGACTTCATATCAAGTCTTCCTTCCTTGACATGAAGCTGAGTGGAGACATTCCATGAAAGCTTTATAACCAATCTATGTCAGTGTTATTAGTTAAGTTTAAGCATCTATTAtatgggctcatttagacggcgcgcgaactcgtatacgattttagttacattgcggaccattgaggttacatcaattgagccgaccgatcaaatgacgcaatctAATGAAACTTGCATGCAAATACTCGCACCTAAATAAGCCCTTACTTACTCAGGGCTTCGAAATCGACGTAGCAACAAACAAGGCCTTCTCCGCGTCTCTCGACGCCGCGCGCATCCCCGACCGGCCTTTCTTTAACACGTTACTCCGCATCATGGCAACGCGGTGTATGCAGCAGGCTGTCTATTTCTCCAGCGGGTCTCTGGCGCAAGAGGAGTTCTATCATTACGGCTTGGCTTGCCCGATTTACACGCATTTCACATCGCCCATTCGAAGGTGAGTTTTAGCGTCGACTATCAATCTTTAACACTTTGCTCCTCATCATGGCAACGCGGTGTATGCAGCAGGCTGTCTACTTCTCCAGCGGGTCTCTGGCGCAAGAAGAGTTCTATCATTACGGCTTGGCTTGCCCGATTTACACGCATTTCACATCGCCCATTCGAAGGTGAGTTTTAGCGTCGACTATCAATCTTTAACACTTTGCTCCTCATCATGGCAACGCGGTGTATGCAGCAGGCTGTCTACTTCTCCAGCGGGTCTCTGGCGCAAGAAGAGTTCTACCATTACGGCTTGGCTTGCCCGATTTACACGCATTTCACATCGCCCATTCGAAGGTGAGTTTTAAAACGGCCAAGaaaacttacgtttatttattttattatttgcgtTTTCATTACACGATTCAAGGCTGTAAACGGCTTtctggagttttttttttacaaatgttATGATTAGTAGATGAAACAACATCGAAACGATCTATATAAGCTCAGATAAAAAATCCCTGTGAAATGGACAAAACTTCTGCAATgttagaaaataaattatatattttataaataaacctaTCTTCTTATTTTTCACTCAATCGCAATGTATCAATATACTgattaaatcactacatagtataaaacaaagtcgcttcccgctgtcaatctgtccctatgtatgcttagatctttaaaactacgcaacggattttgtcgggttttttttaatagatagagtgattcaaatggaaggtttatgtataatttgttaacccgtgcgaagccggggcgggtcgctagtatataatatattttgttttaaacaaCGTCATAATTTCAGATACGCCGACGTCATAGTCCACCGGCTTCTAGCGGCCTGTATAGGCGCCGATGTGACCCACGCCACCCTCCTGGATACAAAAGAAGCTGGCGCCATATGTGACAACCTCAACTACAGGCACAGACAAGCTCAATATGCCGGCCGCGCGTCCGTAGCGTTGAACACACATGTAAGTGAACTGTATAGCCTTGTCATTATGGCTCACAATCGCTCGATACAAAAGAAGCTGGCGCCATATGTGACAACCTCAACTACAGGCACAGACAAGCTCAATATGCCGGCCGCGCGTCCGTAGCGTTGAACACACATGTAAGTGAACTGTATAGCCTTGTCATTATGGCTCATAATCGCTCGACACAAAAGAAGCTG
This portion of the Cydia amplana chromosome 7, ilCydAmpl1.1, whole genome shotgun sequence genome encodes:
- the LOC134649762 gene encoding exosome complex exonuclease RRP44 yields the protein MWTTKTFLTKTKRGNILKIVREHYLRDDLLCGSEACVLCPHKDDEIVLELKPKSICALFEEPHYVVLDTNVVLHQIDVLEEDALTNVIVLQTVLDEVKHQNTAIFQRLLEIIGNKKRKFYSFVNEHHKDTYVERNPGEKQNDRNDRAIRKAVSWYAAHLSTNNTAGSFPQVVLLTDDENNRKLAQEEGIVCCSVKDYIENVNGFPGLVDKLSKNVIPESCTKDALYPAHLTLGQIRTDIKHGKLYQGTFHASRDNFLEGTASVSGFDRPILLQGHSGINRAVDGDLVAIEVFPKEEWRKPSDIVLEDKADDPGDLLEEEAVLLKNAQPAGDDEITPTGKVVGIIRRKWRQYCGILMPSKFPGATRHLFTPAERRIPRVRIETRQSDVLASQRILVALDSWPRNSRYPLGHFVRALGPIGDKDAENEVLLLEHDVPHARFSEAVLACLPPTDWTITDEEVKKRVDLRGITICSVDPPGCTDIDDALHARPIPGLTTDGLRRYEVGVHIADVTHFVRPNTALDKEAALRSTTVYLVDKRIDMVPDLLSSNLCSLRGGEERLAFSCVWEIDENANVLSTKFHKSVIKSSAAMTYEEAQLAIDDANRHDAVATSLRTLNALAKKLKKKRMDNGALLLASPEIRFQVDSETHDPIEVQAKKIVDTNSMVEEFMLLANVSVAEKLAAEFPQCALLRRHPSPPPGNFTSFLKAARQQGFEIDVATNKAFSASLDAARIPDRPFFNTLLRIMATRCMQQAVYFSSGSLAQEEFYHYGLACPIYTHFTSPIRRYADVIVHRLLAACIGADVTHATLLDTKEAGAICDNLNYRHRQAQYAGRASVALNTHILFKNRVETESAVVLAVKRNAIQVLIPKYGLEGPIYLPEDKFTYNEEENIQICGGTTLKTFDELTVRLSLDSSNPQHRKLAFQLVQPHIPGFSYEPPGQAMDVEVVEVVEVSEVKRDKRKDTSEPKSKKKSKRK